The sequence ctctctctctctctctctctctctctctctctctctctctctctctctctctctctctctctctctctctctctctctctctctctctctctctctctctctctctctctctctctctctctctctctctctctctctctaggctaTTTCACCGTACCATGTTTAAGAAGGTCAGTTTTGGtcttggttgcggtggtggtggttgtgtgctgtgtgtgtgtctgtgtgtgtgtgtgtgtgtgtgtgtgtctctctctctctctctctctctctctctctctctctctctctctctctctctctctctctgtgtgtgtgtgtgtgtgtgtgtgtgtgtgtgtgtgtctctctctctctctctctctctctctctctctctctctctctctcttgtgtgctctctctctctctctctctctctctctctctctctctctctctctctctctctctctctctctctctctctctcttgtgtgtgcaAGTCAGCATATAAAATCAGTTTAATCCACATAAGGCTCATTTCCTACACTTATTCTgtgacttccttcctttcttttctcttccttccttcccttccttctcttcccttctctttccttccttccttctctttccttccttccttctcccttcccttcctttccttccttccttccttcccttctcttccttccttctctccccttccttcctttaacactgttatatgcacacacacacacacacacacacacacacaaacacacacacacacacaaagccattcttcttccctcacactttcttctcttcttcttcttcttcttgttcttcttcttcttcttcttcttcttcttcttcttcttcttcttcttcctcctcctaatcttcttcttcttaatttcttcatgtatttctttctttatcctcctcctattattattattattattatatttttcttattattattattacaattttttctttgtttatatttcctcctctttgtgtgtgtgtgtgtgtgtgacacacacacagctctctctctctctctctctctctctctctctctctctctctctctctctctctctcattcattcatgtgtgtgtgtgtgtgtgtgtgtgtgtgtctctgtctgtgtctgtctgtctgtgtctctctgtctctctgtctgtctgtgtctctctctctctctctctctctctctctctctctctctctctctctctctctctctctctctctctctcattctgtgtgtgtgtgtgtgtgtgtgtgtgtgtgtgtgtgtgtgtgtgtgtgtgtctgtctgtctgtctgtctgtctgtctgtctgtctgtctgtctgtctgtctgtctgtctgtctgtctgtctgtctgtctctctctctctctctctctctctctctctctctctctctctctctctctctctgtgtgtgtgtgtgtgtgtgtgtgtgtgtgtgtgtgtgtgtgtgttctctctctctctctctctctctctctctctctctctctctctctctctctctctctctgtgtgtgtgtgtgtgtgtgtgtgtgtgtgtgtgtgtgtgtgtgtgtgtgtgtgtgtgtgtgtgtgtgtctctctctctctctctctcttaacaataTCAACCCAATATCAACTAGagtgaaatgcaacgtttaggagtcttctgaaatgcaacgttttaggTCTATGTAAATCCTTAATGTTTAGGAAAATCTCAAGTtgggtttaggacagaccaccaagtctggaccatggggtcaaGGATCTGTGGTCTCtcatgattttctatgtaaatctatgtaaatctctctctctctctctctctctctctctctctctctctctctctctctctctctctctctctctctctctctctctcaatcagctggcttcgttttctctctccaccAAAGACCAAAGAAAATCTGGACCTTTTACCGTAAACTGACCTATAATTTTACGCTTCGCTATTtcgttatataatttttttcttcgttatgtTCGTCATTAGAACGTTGATTGCTTCGTTATATAATAGaagaatcattattattatcattattgttattgttatcattagctTGTATGTTTAAAAGGCCTTTCCTATGGTCTTCGTATGGTATGTCTGTGaatttcctctgtctctctctctctctctctctctctctctctctctctctctctctctctctctctctctggctggctggctgactgtctgactgactgactggattgaCCCCATTGGCTGACTGTTAGCTGGTGACTGACCAGCCTGACTATTTGACTATTTGACCCCattatttgactgactgactggttggctgactggttgactgttgttaatgactgactggctgactgacgacTAATGACTGGCTATTTGACATTTATTTTAACAACCCAGCTGACGACTGACTGGtgcggctggctgactgactggctgactgactggctgactgactggctggctgactgactggctggctatttgacggtgactgactgactgactgacgactgGCTGGCTGACAAGCTAGCTAGGCTGGCTGACCCGGCCCGACTGACCCATTGATGaccctgactggctggctgactgactggctgactgactgactgactgactgactgactggctgactgactggctggctgactggctgactgactggctgactgactgactggctggctggctggctgactggctgactgactggctgactgactgactggctgactgattgactggctggctgactgactgactgactgactgactgactgactgactgactgactgactgactggctggctggctggctgactgactgactgattgactggctggctgactgactgactgactgactgactggctgactgactggctggctggctggctggctggctgactgactgactgattggctgactgactgactgactgattggctgactgactgactgactgactgactggctgactgactgactggctgactgactgactgactgactgactgactgactgactggctgactggctgactgactgactgactggctgactgactgactgactgactgactgactgactgactggctgactgactggctgactgactggctggctgactgactggctggctgactgactggctgactggctgactggctgactgactggctgactgactggttgaccgactgactggctgactggctgactgactggctgactgactgactgactggctgactgactggttgaccgactgactggctgactggctgactgactggctgactgattggctaactgactgactaactgactggctgactggcagactgaatgactgattggctaactggctgactgactgactgactgactgactgactggctgacttgttgactgactgactgactgactgactgactgactgactggctgactggctgactgactgactgactgactgactgactgactgactgactgactgagttttttattttttttattatttgtttggtgtgtgtgtgtgtgtgtgtgtgtgtgtgtgtgtgtgtgtgtgtgtgtgtgtgtgtgtgtgttactattttttttattttatttattatttatactaaactagagagagagagctgactgACATATCGTTGTCATGACTACGGATGACGTCacagatatttctctctctctctctctctctctctctctctctctctctctctctctctctctctctctctctctctctctctctctgttattcttttttcctccatctcgctctctctctctctctctctctctctctctctctctctctctctctctctctctctctctctctctctctctctctctctctctctctctctctctctctctgttattctctttcctagttcttccttcatctacctctctctctctctctctctctctctctctctctctctctctctctctctctctctctctctctctctctctctctctctctctctctctctctctctctctctctctctctctccataccatcatttttcctcaatttttctttcactggtaagagaaaaaagaaaagaaaagagaaaagtgagtgaAGAGGGCCCTTCAGATACGTCCATCCTgccaggtaaggagagagagagaagaaagaagagagctgACGTCACCTGGAACTTGAAAGCTACCAGACAGggatagtcgtagtagtagtagtagtaatagtcgtagtagtagtagtagtagtagtagtagtggtggtagtggtggtggtggtggagtggtcagCAAGCCTACCTTTAAATCCTCTGACCTGGGTTCGATTCTCAgctgttgactctctctctctctctctctctctctctctctctctctctctctctctctctctctctctctctctctcgctatctatctatctctatctatctatctatctacgaatCCTCGGGTCGAACCTcacagtgggggaagggggagatggaggtTGGGTGAGGTTGTggagttggtaatactgttttgAGGGGgtttgaagggggggagggaggctagGTGAGGTTGTggagttggtaatactgttttaAGGAGgtttgaagggggaggaggttaggtgaggtttggAGTTAGTAATACTGTGGTTGTTGAGTAATACTGTTTTAAGGGGgtttgaagggggggagggaggttaggtgaggttgtggagttggtaatactgttttaAGGGGGtttgaagggggggaggaaggttaggtgaggttgtggagttggtaatactgttttaAGGAGGTTTGATTGAGTCATTTGAGCTGGTAACACTGGTCCGGTTAGGTGAGGTTGTTGCGTTGGTAATACTGTTTTAAGGATATTTGAAGGGGTCGAGGAAGGTTAGGTGAGGCTGTggagttggtaatactgttttaAGGAGGTTTGATAGAGTCATTTGAGCTGGTAACACTGTTCCGGCTAGGTGAGGTTGTTGCGTTGGTAATACTGttttaacccgtaagctgcgggactgagattctgagtgcgtcgcctagtgcggctatatcagcgagagattgaccttcaataaatgatatctaagttacataaacgtgtcataaatattttATTACATCTCTGGCTCGAAatgttgtatcctgcatatttcttgAATTTTTCTATgcaaaaatgtttttctggcatTCTGAAGCCGCAGCAGGCTTTGGCATACCTGTTTGAAAAACCCacttccagaaggcttacagcagcttaccgctcagccgccaGAAGGCGTAAGGGTTAGGAGTTAGGTGGGGTGGTTAAGTGAGGTTGTGGGGTTAGTAATACTGTTTTAAGGAGGTTTGATAGAGTCATTTGAGCTGGCAACACTGTTCAAGGGGTTAGGTGGGGTGGTTAAGTGAGGTTGTGGCGTTGGTAATACTGTTTTAAGGAGGTTTGATAGAGTCATTTGAGCTGGCAACACTGTTCAAGGGGTTAGGTGGGGTGGTTAAGATGCCTAACTACCAACCCGCTGGTACCTGGTTCGAGCCCCCGCTCTCAGCTGTTCCCCAGCTTGGTGTCTGTGTGTTCAGGTGTCTGGGTTGTGGGACCCCAGGGGAAGGCGCACTGTGGTAACCCTGTGTCCCGGTGTGCTGGGTTCCGGGTGCTGGGTTCCGGGGTGCTGGGTTCCGGGTGCTGGGTTCCGGGTGCTGGGTTCCGGGTGCTGGGTTCCGGGGTGCTGGGTTCCGGGTGCTGGGTTCCGGGTGCTGGGTTCCGGGTGCTGGGTTCCGGGGTGCTGGGTTCCGGGGTGCTGGGTTCCGGGGTGCTGGGTTCCGGGGTGCTGGGTTCCGGGGTGCTGGGTTCCGGGGTGCTGGGTTCCGGGGTGCTGGGTTCCGGGGTGCTGGGTTCCGAGGTGCTGGGTTCCGGGGTGCTGGGTTCCGAGGTGCTGGGTTCCGGGGTGCTGGGTTCCTGGGTGGTGGGTTCAGGGGTGCGGGGGTCGAGGTGCTGGGTTCAGGTGCTGGGTTCCGGGTGCTGGGTTCCGGGTGCTGGGATCCGGGGGGCTGGGATCCGGGGTGCTGGGTTCCGGGTGCTGGGTTCCGGGTGCTGGGTTCCGGGTGCTGGGTTCCGGGTGCTGGGTTCCGGGTGCTGGGTTCCGGGTGCTGGGTTCCGGGTGCTGggttccggggtgatgggttcaggTGCTGGGTTCGGGGTGATGGGTTCAGGGTGCTGGGTACCGGGGTGCTGGGGTCCTGGTGCTGGGTTCCGTGGTGCTGGGTTCCGGGGTGCTGGGTTCCGAGGTGCTGGGTTCCGGGGTGCTGGGTTCCGAGGTGCTGggttccggggtgatgggttccggGGTGCTGGGTTCCGAGTTGATGGGTTCCAGGTGCTGGGTTCAGGGTGCTGGGTTCGGGTGCTGGGTTCAGGGTGCTGGGATCCGGGGTGCTGggttccggggtgatgggttccggGGTGCTGGGTTCAGGGGTGCTGGTTTCAGGGGTGCTGGGTTCAGGGTGATGGGTTCCGGGGTGCTGGGTTCCGGGTGCTGGGGTCCGGGGTGATGGggtccggggtgatgggttcggGGTGCTGGGTTCAGGGTGCTGGGTTCCAGGTGATGGGTTCAGGTGCTGGGTTCAGGGTGCTGGGTTCAGGTGATGGGTTCCAGGGTGCTGGGTTCCGGGTGATGGGTTCCAGGTGATGGGTTCAGGTGCTGGGTTCCGGGGTGCTGggttccggggtgatgggttccggggtgatgggttccggGTGATGggttccggggtgatgggttccgggtgctgggttccggggtgctgggttccggggtgctgggttccgggtgctgggttccgggtgctgggttccggggtgctgggttccggggtgatgggttccggggtgctgggttccggggtgatgggttccggggtgatgggttccggggtgatgggttc is a genomic window of Eriocheir sinensis breed Jianghai 21 chromosome 69, ASM2467909v1, whole genome shotgun sequence containing:
- the LOC126988332 gene encoding uncharacterized protein LOC126988332 — encoded protein: MGSRICVWVVGPQGKAHCGNPVSRCAGFRVLGSGVLGSGCWVPGAGFRVLGSGVLGSGCWVPGAGFRVLGSGVLGSGVLGSGVLGSGVLGSGVLGSGVLGSGVLGSGVLGSEVLGSGVLGSEVLGSGVLGSWVVGSGVRGSRCWVQVLGSGCWVPGAGIRGAGIRGAGFRVLGSGCWVPGAGFRVLGSGCWVPGAGFRVLGSGVMGSGAGFGVMGSGCWVPGCWGPGAGFRGAGFRGAGFRGAGFRGAGFRGAGFRGDGFRGAGFRVDGFQGDGFRGAGFRVLGSGVMGSGVMGSGCWVQGAGFQVMGSGAGFRVLGSGDGFQGAGFRVMGSR